The following nucleotide sequence is from Flavimarina sp. Hel_I_48.
TAAGGCTAAGAAGTATACAGTATAGCAATAAATCCCATTCAAAAAAACCTTCTCCCAATACCATGTACCTAAAAGCTTCGATAAGAATGGCTATGGGATTGTATTCAACGATCCAGGCATAATCCCCAAGTGTTCGGCTATTTCTTACTTCAGAAATAGGATACATCACGGCAGACACGTACATAAGTAGAGACGTTGCGAAACTTATAAGAATCCTAAAATCGCGGTATTTTGTTGTCAATGCCGAGATTAGCATTCCTACCCCAAGACCAAAAATAGCCATTGTAGCCAATAAAACGGGAAATAGCCATACAGTCATATTGGGAGCTAGAGGACTTCCCTTCCATAAATAATAAAAATAGAAAATAACAAATATCAACAATTGAACACCCATTTTAAGCAAGCCTGAAATGGCCTGAGAAAGGGGTGCTATAAACCTTGGGAAATAGACTTTTGCAAAAAGGCCGGCATTTGTGGCAAAAGTATTTGATGACGTGGTCAGGCAGTGCGTAAAATAATTCCAAAGTGTTACACCTGCGAGGTTGAACAAAAATGGAGGTACATTTCCGGTAGATATCGTTGCTATATTATTAAAGACCAATGTGAAAATGACAGATGTAAAAAGGGGCTGTATTAAATACCAGAGCGGTCCCAATATGGTTTGTTTATAGGTCGCTACTATATCCCTACGTACAAATAACAATAGAAGATCACGGTAGCGCCATAATTCTGGAAA
It contains:
- a CDS encoding ABC transporter permease — protein: MQKSEIGTVEKDDDKGWLYEINAEQSLMAIDFPELWRYRDLLLLFVRRDIVATYKQTILGPLWYLIQPLFTSVIFTLVFNNIATISTGNVPPFLFNLAGVTLWNYFTHCLTTSSNTFATNAGLFAKVYFPRFIAPLSQAISGLLKMGVQLLIFVIFYFYYLWKGSPLAPNMTVWLFPVLLATMAIFGLGVGMLISALTTKYRDFRILISFATSLLMYVSAVMYPISEVRNSRTLGDYAWIVEYNPIAILIEAFRYMVLGEGFFEWDLLLYCILLSLILFFVGLIIFNRTGRNFIDTV